The following proteins come from a genomic window of Maribacter sp. HTCC2170:
- a CDS encoding MBL fold metallo-hydrolase yields MNITFLGTGTSQGIPVIGSDHPVCLSEDPRDKRLRVSVLLSWDDYNYVIDCGPDFRQQMLTTNVSKLDGILFTHEHADHTAGIDDIRPFFFRQGDIPIYAHERVAESLKTRFDYIFANEDRYPGAPAVEVNIIQNNIPFVLGGQMVVPINAHHNRLQVFGFRINGFTYLTDVKTVDDEEIEKIKGSNILVVNALRKKPHHSHFNLKEALEFIEKVNPKKAYLSHISHLLGFHEEVEKELPNNVHLAYDNLQLSL; encoded by the coding sequence TTGAATATTACTTTTTTAGGTACGGGAACATCGCAGGGAATCCCCGTAATTGGGAGCGATCACCCAGTTTGCCTTAGTGAGGATCCTAGAGATAAACGACTAAGGGTTTCTGTACTTTTGTCATGGGATGATTACAATTATGTAATTGATTGTGGACCTGATTTTCGGCAGCAAATGCTGACTACTAACGTGTCTAAACTTGATGGTATTCTTTTCACCCATGAACACGCCGACCACACTGCGGGCATAGATGATATTCGACCATTTTTCTTCAGACAAGGAGATATACCAATTTACGCCCACGAAAGGGTCGCCGAATCTTTAAAGACACGTTTTGATTACATTTTTGCCAATGAAGACCGTTATCCTGGAGCACCGGCCGTAGAGGTAAATATCATTCAGAATAATATACCGTTTGTGTTAGGAGGTCAAATGGTAGTTCCCATTAATGCACACCACAATAGATTGCAGGTTTTTGGTTTTCGAATTAATGGTTTCACCTATTTGACAGATGTAAAGACAGTCGATGATGAAGAAATTGAAAAAATAAAGGGTTCTAATATTTTAGTAGTCAACGCTTTGAGAAAAAAGCCGCACCATTCTCATTTTAATCTAAAAGAGGCTTTGGAATTCATCGAAAAAGTAAACCCCAAGAAAGCTTATTTATCGCACATTAGCCACTTATTGGGATTTCATGAAGAGGTAGAAAAAGAATTACCAAATAATGTACATTTGGCCTACGACAACCTTCAATTAAGTTTATAA
- a CDS encoding alpha/beta hydrolase — protein MTTAPLSLTHLIRPSSLKTGKPPVIFMFHGYGSNEEDLFSFAPELQAEFCIISVRAPYPMEPFGNAWYAINFDAEKGKWSDDNQAIDSREKIVSFIEEACTTYSLDTARITLLGFSQGTILSYAVALSYPEKIKNVVALSGYINEKIISEKSEEKDHSNLKIYASHGQVDQVIPPEWAQKIPGQLKNLGVDYIYEEFPVGHGVAPQNFYSFKKWLEDKI, from the coding sequence ATGACAACTGCCCCGCTCTCACTTACTCATTTAATTAGACCATCATCTCTAAAAACTGGAAAACCTCCCGTTATATTCATGTTTCATGGATACGGTAGCAATGAAGAAGACCTTTTTTCATTTGCTCCGGAACTGCAAGCTGAGTTTTGCATAATTTCCGTACGTGCACCCTACCCAATGGAACCTTTTGGCAATGCCTGGTACGCCATAAATTTTGATGCTGAAAAAGGAAAATGGAGTGACGATAATCAGGCCATTGATTCCCGTGAAAAAATCGTTTCATTTATTGAGGAGGCCTGTACCACTTATTCGTTGGATACTGCCCGAATAACCTTATTGGGCTTTAGCCAAGGCACAATATTAAGCTATGCCGTAGCACTTTCATATCCGGAAAAAATAAAGAATGTTGTTGCCCTAAGTGGATACATAAACGAAAAAATAATTTCAGAAAAATCGGAAGAAAAAGACCACTCAAATTTAAAGATATATGCCTCTCACGGGCAAGTGGACCAAGTAATTCCTCCAGAATGGGCACAAAAGATACCCGGTCAATTAAAAAACTTAGGGGTTGACTATATATATGAAGAGTTCCCAGTAGGTCACGGTGTAGCTCCTCAAAACTTTTACTCTTTTAAAAAATGGTTGGAAGATAAAATCTAA
- a CDS encoding endonuclease III domain-containing protein has product MTKKEKVVFAINKLQELYPTIPVPLNHKDPYTLLIAVLMSAQSTDVRVNKITPLLFDRADNPHDMVKLTVEEIREIIKPVGLSPMKSKGIHGLSQILIDKYDGKVPNDIALLEELPAVGHKTASVVVSQAFGTPAFPVDTHIHRLMYRWGFTNGKNVVQTEKDAKRIFPKAIWNDLHLQIIWYGREYSPARGWDLEKDVITKTIGRKTVLNNYYKYKKTR; this is encoded by the coding sequence ATGACTAAAAAGGAAAAGGTTGTCTTCGCAATAAATAAACTACAGGAATTATATCCCACTATACCCGTTCCATTAAATCACAAAGACCCTTATACGCTACTAATAGCAGTACTAATGTCTGCCCAAAGTACAGATGTTAGAGTCAACAAAATAACACCTTTATTATTTGATAGGGCAGACAACCCCCATGATATGGTTAAATTAACTGTGGAGGAAATTCGTGAAATCATCAAACCGGTCGGACTTTCCCCTATGAAATCAAAAGGTATCCATGGTTTATCCCAAATCTTGATTGATAAGTATGACGGTAAGGTACCCAACGATATTGCCTTATTAGAAGAATTACCGGCTGTAGGGCACAAAACGGCTAGTGTAGTTGTTTCCCAAGCCTTTGGGACTCCGGCCTTCCCTGTTGATACACACATTCACAGATTAATGTACCGCTGGGGTTTCACGAATGGTAAAAATGTGGTTCAAACAGAAAAGGATGCAAAACGAATATTTCCTAAAGCAATATGGAATGACCTTCACTTACAGATAATCTGGTATGGTCGCGAATATTCTCCGGCAAGAGGATGGGACCTTGAAAAGGATGTTATTACAAAAACAATCGGCAGAAAAACAGTGTTAAATAATTACTATAAATATAAAAAGACCCGTTAA
- the bcp gene encoding thioredoxin-dependent thiol peroxidase — protein MNTLKVGDKVPEFISKDQDGNEVKFSDFKGKKLIVFFYPKASTPGCTVEACNLRDNYGELQAQGFELLGVSADSEKRQTNFRNKYNFPFPLLADEDHTVLNIFGVWGRKKFMGREYDGIHRKSFVMNEEGIVIKVIDKVKTKDHAAQLLD, from the coding sequence ATGAATACATTAAAAGTGGGGGACAAGGTTCCTGAATTTATTTCAAAGGATCAAGATGGGAATGAAGTAAAATTTTCAGATTTCAAAGGAAAAAAATTAATTGTTTTCTTCTATCCAAAAGCTAGTACGCCAGGGTGCACAGTTGAAGCTTGTAACCTGAGGGATAATTACGGAGAACTTCAGGCCCAAGGTTTTGAACTACTGGGTGTAAGCGCCGATTCTGAAAAAAGGCAGACTAATTTTAGGAACAAGTACAATTTCCCTTTTCCATTATTGGCAGATGAAGATCATACTGTATTGAACATTTTCGGCGTTTGGGGACGTAAAAAGTTTATGGGCAGAGAATATGATGGCATTCACAGAAAATCCTTTGTTATGAATGAGGAAGGTATTGTAATAAAGGTCATAGACAAGGTAAAGACTAAAGACCATGCTGCCCAATTACTGGACTAG
- a CDS encoding RNA polymerase sigma factor produces the protein MELQIEDSVLVRDYISGDEKALEVLINRHNQRISSFIYSKVLDRDITEDIFQDTFIKVIKTLKKGSYSEEGKFLPWVMRIAHNLIIDHFRKNKRMPMFEGNDDFNIFSVIGDDKLNAEKQLIKDQINSDLRYLIDELPDDQREVLFMRIYKDMSFKEISENTGVSINTALGRMRYALINLRKIIDKNNIVLTNS, from the coding sequence ATGGAACTACAAATAGAAGATTCAGTATTAGTAAGAGATTATATTAGTGGAGATGAAAAAGCCCTAGAGGTTTTGATCAATAGACACAATCAACGTATTTCAAGTTTTATTTATTCCAAAGTATTGGACAGGGATATCACAGAAGATATTTTTCAAGATACTTTCATCAAGGTAATCAAGACCTTAAAAAAAGGATCATATAGTGAGGAAGGTAAATTTTTACCTTGGGTAATGCGAATTGCACATAATCTTATTATTGACCATTTTAGAAAGAACAAAAGAATGCCGATGTTTGAAGGCAATGATGACTTTAATATTTTTTCTGTTATCGGGGATGATAAGCTTAATGCCGAAAAGCAATTAATCAAGGATCAGATCAATTCAGATTTAAGATATCTTATAGATGAATTACCAGATGACCAGAGAGAGGTACTTTTCATGCGTATCTACAAGGATATGAGCTTCAAGGAGATTTCTGAAAATACGGGAGTTAGTATAAACACTGCTCTAGGAAGAATGAGGTATGCTTTAATCAACCTTAGAAAGATCATCGATAAAAACAACATAGTTCTTACAAATTCATAG
- the uvrA gene encoding excinuclease ABC subunit UvrA, whose amino-acid sequence MPSILDANPKENIIIKGAKLHNLKNIDVVIPRNKLVVITGLSGSGKSSLAFDTLYAEGQRRYVESLSSYARQFLGKLNKPKVDYIKGIAPAIAIEQKVNSTNPRSTVGTTTEIYDYLKLLYARIGRTISPKSGEEVKKDTVTDVVKHIKSYDEGEKLLLLAPIIIKEGRDPIKSLQLFSKQGYARIKHIDKVIRIDAAPKDIGPKFSLVIDRIITKNDEDFYNRLANAIDSAFFEGKGECVIEELATKRQTIFNNKFEKDGMSFLEPNVHLFSFNNPYGACPKCEGYGDVIGIDEDLVVPNTALSIFENAVFPWRGESMSWYRDELVNSAYKFDFPIHKPWFELTEEQRQLVWDGNSQFTGLNKFFGMLEEKSYKIQNRVMLSRYRGKTKCNVCRGKRLRKETDYVKVDDHSISDLVELPIKKLVLFFNDLSLNEYDSQIASRLLKEINTRLGFLEKVGLNYLTLNRKSNTLSGGESQRINLATSLGSSLVGSMYILDEPSIGLHPKDTENLIDVLKSLRDLGNTVIVVEHDEDIMNAADEVIDIGPEAGTHGGEVVAHGTLSEILKSTSLTAGYLNGTEKIVIPKERRVSTNYIEIKGARENNLKNIDVTFPLNMLTVITGVSGSGKSTLVKKLLYPVILKEVGGYGAKAGQFTSVDGKYQTIKHVEFVDQNPIGRSSRSNPVTYIKAYDDIRALFASQKLSKIRAYQPKHFSFNVDGGRCEKCKGEGEITVEMQFMADVHLECDTCSGKRFKKEVLEVKFENASIDDVLNMTIDDAIDFFEKYGQTKIVTKLTPLRAVGLGYVTLGQSSSTLSGGEAQRIKLASFLVKGTSKDKALFIFDEPTTGLHFHDIKKLLKSFDALISRGHSVIVIEHNIELIKCADHIIDLGPEGGENGGQLLAQGTPEEIIQSKTSFTANYLREKII is encoded by the coding sequence ATGCCTTCAATACTAGACGCAAATCCAAAGGAAAATATAATTATCAAAGGTGCTAAATTGCACAATTTGAAAAATATTGATGTTGTTATACCTCGAAATAAATTGGTGGTCATAACGGGACTTTCAGGTTCAGGAAAATCTAGTTTGGCCTTCGACACTTTGTACGCCGAAGGGCAACGTAGGTATGTAGAAAGTTTATCTTCTTATGCCAGGCAGTTCCTAGGAAAACTTAACAAGCCCAAAGTAGATTATATAAAGGGTATAGCTCCTGCGATTGCTATTGAGCAAAAAGTCAATTCCACAAACCCAAGGTCAACCGTTGGTACTACCACAGAAATATATGACTATCTAAAACTGCTATATGCCCGCATTGGTAGGACCATTTCCCCAAAATCGGGCGAAGAAGTCAAAAAAGATACCGTTACAGATGTTGTAAAACATATAAAAAGTTACGATGAAGGAGAAAAACTTCTATTACTTGCTCCGATTATAATCAAAGAAGGTAGAGACCCAATAAAGTCTTTACAGCTTTTTTCCAAACAAGGTTACGCAAGGATTAAACATATTGATAAGGTTATTCGAATTGATGCTGCACCAAAAGACATAGGCCCTAAATTCAGTCTCGTCATCGATAGAATCATCACAAAAAATGATGAGGATTTTTACAATAGATTGGCCAATGCAATTGATTCTGCTTTTTTTGAAGGAAAAGGGGAATGCGTAATCGAAGAACTTGCAACAAAAAGACAAACCATTTTCAATAATAAGTTTGAAAAAGATGGAATGTCTTTTTTAGAACCCAATGTACATCTGTTCAGTTTTAATAATCCATATGGCGCATGTCCAAAATGCGAAGGTTATGGTGATGTGATTGGGATAGACGAAGACCTTGTTGTTCCGAATACGGCACTGTCTATCTTTGAAAATGCCGTTTTTCCTTGGCGAGGTGAGAGCATGAGTTGGTATCGCGACGAGTTGGTTAACTCCGCCTATAAATTTGATTTCCCCATTCACAAACCATGGTTTGAACTTACAGAAGAGCAAAGACAATTAGTTTGGGATGGTAATTCTCAGTTCACCGGACTTAACAAGTTTTTTGGAATGTTGGAGGAGAAGAGTTACAAAATCCAAAATAGGGTGATGCTTTCTCGTTATCGAGGCAAAACCAAGTGTAATGTTTGTCGCGGTAAACGTCTCCGCAAAGAAACTGATTACGTTAAAGTAGATGACCATTCCATTTCAGATTTGGTTGAGTTACCAATTAAAAAGTTAGTGCTCTTCTTTAATGATCTTTCCTTGAACGAATATGATTCTCAAATCGCCTCACGATTATTAAAAGAAATCAATACAAGGTTAGGGTTCTTAGAAAAAGTTGGTCTCAACTACCTTACTCTAAATAGAAAATCAAATACGCTCTCAGGAGGCGAAAGTCAAAGAATAAACCTAGCAACCTCTTTAGGAAGTAGTCTTGTGGGTTCTATGTATATTTTGGATGAGCCAAGTATTGGCTTACACCCCAAGGACACCGAGAATTTAATCGATGTATTAAAATCACTTCGTGATTTGGGCAATACCGTCATTGTTGTGGAACATGATGAAGATATAATGAATGCAGCTGATGAAGTTATTGATATTGGACCTGAAGCCGGAACACATGGTGGTGAGGTTGTGGCTCACGGTACTTTGTCAGAAATTTTGAAATCTACATCATTAACCGCAGGTTATCTGAACGGAACGGAGAAAATTGTAATCCCTAAAGAGCGGCGAGTCTCTACAAATTACATTGAGATTAAAGGTGCTCGGGAAAACAACCTTAAAAATATAGATGTTACTTTCCCCCTTAATATGCTCACTGTTATCACAGGTGTCTCAGGAAGCGGCAAAAGTACGTTGGTCAAAAAATTGTTATACCCAGTAATTTTAAAAGAAGTTGGGGGTTATGGTGCAAAAGCAGGCCAGTTTACTTCTGTAGACGGAAAATATCAAACAATAAAACATGTTGAATTCGTAGATCAAAACCCTATAGGAAGATCATCCCGCTCAAACCCCGTGACTTATATCAAAGCCTACGATGATATTAGAGCTCTATTTGCTTCGCAAAAACTAAGTAAGATCAGAGCTTATCAGCCAAAACATTTTTCTTTTAATGTAGACGGTGGTCGCTGTGAAAAATGTAAAGGTGAGGGTGAAATTACGGTGGAGATGCAGTTCATGGCCGATGTACACCTTGAATGTGATACCTGCAGCGGTAAACGATTCAAAAAGGAAGTTCTTGAGGTAAAATTCGAAAATGCAAGTATTGATGATGTCCTGAATATGACTATTGATGATGCGATTGACTTTTTCGAAAAATATGGTCAAACCAAAATTGTAACCAAACTAACCCCCCTACGAGCTGTGGGATTGGGATACGTTACTTTAGGGCAATCTTCTTCTACCCTATCAGGTGGTGAAGCGCAACGTATAAAGTTGGCTTCTTTTCTAGTCAAAGGAACTTCCAAAGATAAAGCCCTGTTTATTTTTGATGAACCAACAACTGGCTTACATTTTCATGATATCAAAAAATTACTGAAATCTTTCGATGCCTTGATTTCACGCGGACATTCTGTTATAGTTATTGAGCATAATATTGAACTCATTAAATGTGCAGATCATATTATTGACCTTGGTCCAGAAGGTGGAGAAAATGGAGGGCAACTACTAGCCCAGGGTACTCCAGAAGAAATAATTCAAAGTAAAACTTCGTTTACGGCCAATTACCTTAGAGAAAAAATAATATAA
- a CDS encoding sigma-70 family RNA polymerase sigma factor, whose protein sequence is MELQIADSLLIQNYIQGDERALEILINRHNQRLSSFIYSKVNDREITEDIFQDTFIKVIRTLKRGRYNEEGKFLPWVMRIAHNLIIDHFRKNRRMPLFEGTSAFNIFSVISDEKLNIEKQLIKNQIDEDLVLLIEELPADQRDVLVMRIYKDMSFKEISENTGVSINTALGRMRYALINLRKIIEENNIVLTN, encoded by the coding sequence ATGGAGCTTCAGATAGCAGATTCCCTACTTATACAAAACTACATTCAAGGAGACGAAAGAGCTCTTGAAATATTAATCAATAGACATAACCAACGCCTTAGTAGTTTTATTTATTCTAAGGTGAACGATCGCGAGATTACCGAAGATATTTTTCAAGATACCTTTATCAAAGTAATAAGAACCCTTAAGAGGGGAAGATACAATGAGGAAGGTAAATTTTTACCTTGGGTAATGCGAATTGCGCATAACCTTATTATAGATCATTTTAGAAAGAACCGTAGAATGCCCTTATTCGAAGGTACTAGTGCGTTTAATATATTCTCAGTTATTAGTGATGAGAAATTGAATATTGAAAAACAACTTATCAAAAATCAAATAGATGAGGATTTGGTTTTACTTATTGAGGAGTTGCCAGCAGACCAAAGAGATGTTTTGGTAATGCGTATATATAAGGATATGAGTTTCAAAGAAATTTCTGAAAATACAGGTGTTAGTATAAATACAGCTCTTGGGCGTATGCGTTACGCCTTGATCAATCTGCGAAAGATCATTGAGGAGAATAACATTGTTTTAACGAACTAA
- a CDS encoding polysaccharide biosynthesis C-terminal domain-containing protein — translation MGIVTKQALNNTIITYLGFGVAAVNTLFLYTNFLTGEYYGLVTVILSTSAVLMPLLAFGVPNTLVKFYSSFKKDEDLESFETLMLLLPLILIVPIAIFSFFFNEAIGSFISQENTIVKDYVWHIFLIGMAMAYFEVFYSWAKVQMKSVFGNFMKEVFNRIGVMILLFLVYVEFITVDFFLNALVILYLLRSLIMKLYAYGLKMPKLNFSFPENIRSILNYSTLIILGGSAAVIILEIDKVMINQFIQIENVAYYGVAIYIATTIIVPSRAMHQITYPLTAQILNRQDKPALKSLYQKSSLTLFIASGILFVLIITNLNDLFLVLPEEYRGGFIIVFLIGLAKVYDSLLGNNNAILYNSDYYKTLLSMGILLALLVVILNIWFIPKFGLNGAALATFLAIFSYNTIKLFFVKSKFDIIPFSNETIKVLGILVILGVVFYFVSLPFHPIVNILLKSAITGIVYLGFLYRFRISEDVYGMLSKFIKK, via the coding sequence ATGGGAATAGTCACCAAACAAGCACTGAACAATACCATAATTACCTATTTGGGTTTTGGTGTTGCTGCCGTAAATACACTATTTCTATATACTAATTTTTTAACTGGGGAGTATTATGGGCTTGTCACAGTAATTCTTTCAACTTCTGCGGTTTTAATGCCTTTACTGGCCTTTGGTGTTCCCAATACTCTGGTTAAGTTCTATAGCAGTTTTAAAAAAGATGAGGATTTAGAAAGTTTTGAGACTTTGATGCTTTTATTGCCTCTAATTTTGATAGTTCCTATTGCTATTTTTTCATTTTTCTTTAATGAGGCAATAGGTAGTTTTATATCACAAGAAAATACCATTGTAAAAGACTATGTATGGCATATATTTTTAATTGGAATGGCCATGGCATATTTCGAAGTGTTTTATTCGTGGGCCAAGGTTCAAATGAAATCGGTTTTTGGAAATTTCATGAAAGAGGTTTTCAATCGGATCGGGGTAATGATCTTGTTGTTTTTAGTGTATGTTGAATTTATCACTGTCGATTTCTTCCTGAATGCCTTGGTTATCCTTTACTTGTTGCGTTCTCTAATTATGAAATTGTACGCCTATGGATTAAAAATGCCAAAATTAAATTTTAGTTTCCCTGAGAATATCAGATCTATTTTGAACTATAGCACTTTGATAATTCTCGGAGGGTCAGCGGCTGTAATAATATTGGAGATTGATAAGGTAATGATCAATCAGTTTATCCAGATAGAGAATGTTGCCTATTATGGAGTGGCAATATATATTGCTACTACCATTATTGTCCCATCCAGGGCTATGCACCAGATTACCTACCCGTTAACGGCGCAGATATTAAATAGGCAAGATAAGCCGGCTCTTAAGTCATTGTACCAAAAATCATCTTTAACCCTGTTTATTGCCTCTGGAATATTGTTTGTTTTGATTATTACCAATCTTAACGATTTGTTTTTGGTACTCCCTGAAGAATATCGAGGAGGATTCATCATCGTATTTTTAATAGGATTGGCCAAGGTCTATGATTCTCTTCTAGGAAATAACAATGCAATATTGTATAACTCAGATTATTACAAAACGCTTTTGTCAATGGGGATACTATTGGCATTATTAGTGGTAATCTTGAATATTTGGTTTATACCAAAATTCGGATTGAACGGAGCGGCCTTAGCTACCTTTCTTGCTATTTTCAGCTACAATACCATCAAATTATTTTTTGTGAAATCTAAATTTGATATAATTCCATTTTCAAATGAAACAATAAAGGTTTTAGGGATTTTGGTGATTTTAGGTGTAGTTTTTTACTTCGTGAGTTTACCGTTTCATCCAATTGTGAACATACTTCTTAAGAGCGCAATTACGGGCATTGTTTATTTGGGGTTCCTTTATCGATTTAGAATATCGGAGGATGTCTATGGTATGCTTTCAAAATTCATTAAAAAGTAA
- a CDS encoding glycosyltransferase family 4 protein, which produces MKKVLIITYYWPPAGGPGVQRWLKFVKYLPHFNITPVVYIPENPSYPILDETFVDEIPEGIAIYKHPIKEPYKFASLFSKEDAKRISSGIIKSKDQSVIEKAMLWVRGNFFIPDARKNWVKPSVKFLNSVIEKEAVDIIITTGPPHSVHLIGNQLQQDKNIKWLADFRDPWTSIGYHKKLKLTAKSQNKHKKLEHMVLNNADSIVVTSNTTKKEFQGITSRPIEVITNGYDAAYQDELPLTKQFTISHIGSLLTGRNPDSLWKVLAQLIQSNGDFKKSFKLRLAGVVSEDVLQSIFNSGLKENTELIGYVSHEEAVKLQRESQILLLVEIDSFETQGILPGKLYEYMSAKRPVLAIGPEKWDAQEIILETNIGSTFNYTSEKELKDVILKWFALYQKNKLNIDTRSVDKYSRRELTRELAKLI; this is translated from the coding sequence ATGAAAAAGGTATTGATCATTACGTATTATTGGCCACCGGCAGGTGGGCCAGGTGTACAGCGATGGTTGAAATTTGTAAAATACCTTCCTCACTTTAATATTACTCCTGTTGTTTACATTCCTGAAAACCCAAGTTATCCGATTCTAGACGAAACCTTTGTTGATGAAATACCTGAAGGGATAGCTATTTATAAGCACCCGATTAAGGAACCTTACAAATTTGCAAGTTTGTTCTCTAAAGAAGACGCAAAGCGAATAAGTTCCGGAATAATCAAAAGTAAGGATCAATCTGTTATAGAAAAGGCTATGTTATGGGTTCGAGGTAATTTTTTTATCCCCGATGCTCGTAAAAATTGGGTAAAGCCTTCCGTAAAATTCTTAAACAGTGTTATTGAGAAAGAAGCTGTTGATATAATAATTACAACGGGGCCACCACATAGTGTTCATTTAATCGGAAATCAATTACAGCAGGATAAGAATATAAAATGGTTGGCAGATTTTAGAGACCCTTGGACATCTATCGGGTATCATAAAAAACTGAAACTTACCGCCAAATCTCAAAACAAACATAAGAAGCTGGAGCACATGGTGCTTAACAATGCAGATAGTATCGTTGTTACCAGCAATACTACCAAAAAGGAGTTTCAGGGTATAACTTCTCGACCAATTGAAGTTATTACTAATGGATATGACGCAGCGTATCAGGATGAATTACCTCTCACGAAACAATTTACAATTTCTCATATAGGCTCATTACTCACAGGTAGAAATCCAGATTCGCTATGGAAAGTTTTGGCACAATTGATTCAAAGTAACGGTGATTTTAAAAAGAGTTTTAAGTTACGATTGGCTGGTGTTGTTAGTGAAGATGTACTGCAAAGTATTTTTAATTCCGGTTTAAAAGAGAATACGGAATTAATTGGTTATGTTTCTCATGAAGAGGCTGTAAAACTTCAGCGAGAATCACAGATTCTTCTATTAGTAGAAATTGATTCCTTTGAAACACAAGGCATTCTCCCGGGAAAACTGTATGAATACATGTCGGCCAAAAGACCAGTCCTCGCAATTGGCCCTGAAAAATGGGACGCCCAGGAGATTATTTTAGAAACAAACATAGGTTCAACCTTCAATTACACATCTGAAAAAGAATTAAAAGACGTAATTTTAAAGTGGTTCGCTCTTTACCAAAAAAATAAACTTAATATAGACACTAGAAGTGTCGATAAATATAGTAGGAGAGAGCTCACACGAGAATTAGCCAAACTTATTTAA
- a CDS encoding dihydroorotase, whose amino-acid sequence MNILLKSARIVNEQSQDLHLKKRDILIKNGIIEKIASKIDPSRTTKVVNLKNLHVSLGWFDSSVSFGEPGFEERETITNGLNVAAKSGFTDIVLNPNTNPVPDSSSDIVFIKNAAESSATSLYPIGSLTMKSRGIDLAELYDMGNVGAVGYSDFKSPITNSNLLKIALQYVQNFDGLVYSQPLDTKIAGKGMVNEGPVSTKLGLKGIPALGEELQIARDLFILQYTGGKLHIPTISTANAVKLIADAKKKGLDVSCSVAVHNLVFTDEVLEEFDTAYKVMPPLRSKKDSKALIKGLKDGVVDFVTSDHTPLNVELKRVEFDNAAYGAIGLESAFGLLNKTFGAEICVGLLTKGRERYDIEENKLSEGHRACLTLFDPDEEYNFEKNNIISTSKNSMAVGQTLKGKVYGIVNKNQLILA is encoded by the coding sequence ATGAACATACTTTTAAAATCTGCAAGAATAGTAAACGAGCAGAGTCAAGATTTGCACTTAAAAAAAAGAGATATCCTTATCAAAAATGGGATAATTGAAAAAATAGCATCAAAAATAGATCCGTCTAGAACGACGAAAGTGGTAAATCTGAAAAATTTACATGTTTCTTTAGGTTGGTTTGATAGCAGTGTGAGCTTCGGGGAACCAGGTTTCGAAGAAAGGGAAACGATAACAAACGGACTTAATGTCGCTGCAAAAAGCGGTTTTACCGACATTGTGTTAAACCCTAATACAAATCCAGTTCCTGATAGTAGTTCTGATATAGTCTTTATTAAGAATGCAGCAGAATCGTCAGCAACAAGTCTTTACCCTATAGGGAGTTTAACAATGAAATCACGAGGGATAGACTTGGCCGAACTGTATGACATGGGTAATGTAGGTGCGGTTGGATACTCTGATTTTAAATCACCGATTACAAACTCCAATCTTTTGAAAATTGCATTGCAATATGTTCAGAATTTTGACGGATTAGTCTATTCACAACCTTTAGACACTAAAATAGCGGGTAAAGGAATGGTCAATGAAGGACCAGTTTCAACAAAGTTGGGCTTAAAGGGAATCCCTGCTTTGGGCGAAGAACTTCAAATTGCACGAGACCTGTTTATATTGCAATATACTGGGGGTAAATTGCACATACCAACCATTTCTACGGCCAACGCTGTAAAACTTATTGCAGATGCCAAGAAAAAAGGATTGGATGTCAGCTGTAGTGTTGCTGTTCATAATTTAGTGTTTACAGACGAAGTATTGGAAGAATTTGATACTGCATACAAAGTAATGCCACCATTACGTTCAAAGAAAGACTCCAAAGCGCTGATTAAAGGACTTAAAGACGGGGTGGTTGATTTTGTTACATCGGACCATACACCGCTAAATGTAGAGTTGAAAAGAGTTGAATTTGACAATGCAGCCTATGGAGCAATTGGATTAGAAAGTGCTTTTGGCTTGCTGAACAAGACATTTGGTGCCGAGATATGTGTAGGGTTGTTGACCAAAGGTAGGGAGCGCTATGATATTGAGGAGAATAAACTTTCTGAAGGACACAGAGCATGTCTGACCCTATTTGATCCAGATGAAGAGTACAACTTTGAAAAAAACAATATCATTTCAACCTCAAAAAACAGTATGGCCGTAGGTCAAACTCTTAAAGGAAAAGTTTATGGTATTGTAAACAAGAATCAATTGATACTAGCATAG